One window of the Podospora pseudopauciseta strain CBS 411.78 chromosome 4, whole genome shotgun sequence genome contains the following:
- a CDS encoding hypothetical protein (COG:S; EggNog:ENOG503NZ5T) — protein MSDVETKDQTPAPEQQQEEQEEQQEQQAAPREEATPTPPPAPPSGSDTSPKAKAGAGAEAAAAKKRTASTSTAGVRRPTGTSSATGKPAAGTASRIGTAGGLTRPSTTRTAAGSTVPKRPGTAASSVSHRSQPSQSEDEKKRPTASATRRTSILPGGAADSPGKASRTSTIAGSTAAARKPAAAGTTTASRSASGTVRTTATTGSAPPTTTRTATRPPTTGAVADAKKRLSTVGVSTAGAAPRHAARPSLASGTSATAAAAAAESAKETEELKVKLSSSEAEIAELEAQIASRQAKIDELTEQLSAAQQAKQEAPESVIDQDVLEALKTEHAAVIEELNKKVTETEEQLASVQAELTAKQSELAAAASAKETAEAEIASLKQKLERRQADHEAELKNAKESLSGSEEENTAKLEALRKSLSEQYEANVHALKEKHQEEIQQVKLESAGTQKELMERGNEMLEELREKNKRLDKEVQDEVARLREALVAAEEAGNVIKAEIAGKNEIVVALQTRNSELESELSAVRDGLSKAQSAHAELEKIMAGLKEEAAANEAAFSKLKEEHAQLTEDHVKLTAAHASQTDHHNEQLKQISQDYEKEIEDLRGDAFFKRKFEELEAKHAELVQAREQAVASHAQALEAAKAERDNAINALKAKEEEHQQALDALRASHAEELEGAKSATRQAQEAGEEEIHSLMESHSKQIEILKEESNASLAKALEDLEAGHAAELDAARSAGDVSLQTRMEQFEREVEAKHAEELEQALHEVRAKHAEEVAKLTGDLQAAQAMAEELEAVLKDSEGQRAETKALIDYREVEMAKLQAKFAELEASVKEIQAKNAELEAKNAESVAKHNLELEAVNARHDSLLAEIKAKYAADSEAQLKGLEKEQQAKADAEAAAEALRAENVKLQQEVDEMGGQLAMEKMEKFTAQAELDAVKNAKQDTSEINGLREQVSFFQARYDADVAKAQEAASKASAEVAALEQELAAVQKDLEEAEKKVEVGKADYKDLHDIFVEHGNSKTALENDKAELEKRLSEVEQRLSEAEQRVSEADKEVAELTAQLKIREAELAEVKTKGEPAKGLAASRFAQPAEENGSNGVPAAEGEPELDNSSAALASIAKAQAGISQLAELDDDIAKSNQRILQSITDGVPQASSA, from the exons atgtcAGACGTCGAGACCAAAGATCAGACTCCTGCccctgagcagcagcaggaggagcaggaggagcagcaggagcagcaagCGGCTCCAAGAGAAGAGGCCACCCCGACAcctcccccagcaccaccgtcTGGCTCCGACACCTCTCCCAAGGCGAAGGCTGGCGCGGGAGCAGAAGCCGCCGCTGCAAAGAAACGTACCGCTTCGACCTCTACTGCTGGTGTCCGCCGTCCAACCGGGACTAGCAGTGCCACTGGCAAGCCAGCTGCTGGAACCGCATCACGAATAGGCACCGCAGGTGGCTTGACTAGACCCTCGACGACACGGACGGCCGCTGGTTCTACGGTTCCCAAGCGCCCAGGCACCGCCGCTTCCTCTGTGTCCCATCGCTCCCAGCCTTCCCAGTCCGAAGATGAGAAGAAAAGGCCCACAGCTTCGGCGACACGCCGCACCTCGATCCTGCCCGGCGGTGCCGCTGACTCTCCGGGTAAGGCCAGCAGAACAAGTACCATTGCCGGTAGCACTGCCGCCGCAAGAAAGCCTGCGgccgccggcaccaccacggcaTCCCGGTCAGCTTCTGGCACGGTTCGAACAACAGCCACGACCGGCTCGGCTCCCCCGACTACCACACGCACTGCCACTAGACCACCGACCACCGGCGCCGTTGCCGATGCTAAGAAGAGATTGTCGACGGTCGGAGTCTCCACTGCTGGCGCCGCTCCCCGACACGCTGCTCGTCCCTCGTTGGCCTCGGGCACATCTGCCACAGCCGCCGCTGCGGCTGCCGAGTCTGCCAAGGAGACcgaggagctcaaggtcAAGCTGTCGTCTAGTGAGGCCGAAATCGCGGAGCTCGAGGCTCAGATTGCTTCTCGCCAGGCCAAGATTGACGAGCTCACAGAGCAATTGAGTGCCGCCCAGCAAGCGAAGCAGGAAGCTCCCGAGTCTGTCATCGACCAGGATGTCTTGGAAGCTCTCAAGACAGAGCATGCCGCCGTGATCGAGGAATTGAACAAGAAGGTCACAGAAACCGAAGAACAGCTGGCCTCCGTCCAGGCCGAGCTTACCGCCAAGCAAAGTgagcttgctgctgccgcaAGTGCCAAGGAAAcggccgaggccgagattGCTAGCCTCAAGCAGAAACTCGAGAGACGGCAGGCGGACCACGAGGCTGAGCTCAAGAACGCCAAGGAGAGCCTCTCGGGGTCGGAAGAGGAAAACACTGCTAAGCTGGAGGCACTACGAAAATCCTTGAGTGAACAGTACGAGGCAAATGTTCACGCATTGAAGGAGAAGCATCAGGAGGAGATCCAGCAGGTCAAGCTTGAATCTGCTGGTACTCAGAAGGAACTGATGGAGAGAGGAAACGAAATGCTCGAGGAGTTGCGTGAGAAGAATAAGCGTTTGGACAAGGAGGTGCAGGATGAGGTTGCGCGACTTAGGGAAGCGCTCGTagctgccgaggaggcgggaAATGTTATCAAGGCTGAGATCGCGGGCAAGAACGAAATAGTCGTTGCCTTGCAGACGCGTAACTCTGAGCTCGAGTCTGAACTCTCCGCCGTTCGGGACGGGCTCAGCAAGGCCCAGAGTGCTCACGCTGAGCTCGAGAAGATTATGGCCGgcttgaaggaggaggctgctgccaacGAGGCTGCTTTTTCCAAGCTCAAGGAAGAGCATGCCCAGTTGACAGAAGATCATGTCAAGCTGACAGCTGCTCACGCCAGTCAAACCGACCACCACAATGAACAACTCAAACAGATCAGCCAGGACTACGaaaaggagattgaggatcTCCGTGGGGATGCCTTTTTCAAGAGAAAGTTTGAAGAATTGGAGGCCAAGCATGCCGAGCTTGTTCAGGCTCGCGAGCAGGCCGTAGCAAGTCACGCACAAGCTCTTGAGGCTGCCAAAGCCGAACGCGACAATGCCATCAACGCGctgaaggccaaggaggaagaaCATCAACAAGCTTTGGATGCTCTGCGTGCGAGCCATGCCGAAGAGCTGGAAGGCGCCAAGAGCGCCACAAGGCAGGCCCAGGAggcgggcgaggaggagattcaTTCTCTCATGGAGAGCCACAGCAAGCAGATTGAGATAttgaaggaggagagcaaCGCCAGTTTGGCCAAGGCGCTCGAGGATCTTGAAGCAGGCCACGCCGCAGAACTCGATGCCGCTCGGTCCGCTGGAGATGTCAGCCTCCAAACCCGAATGGAGCAATTCGAGAGGGAAGTCGAGGCCAAGCACGCTGAGGAGTTGGAGCAGGCGCTGCACGAGGTCCGAGCCAAGCatgcggaggaggttgccaAGCTGACAGGCGACTTACAAGCTGCCCAAGCCATGGCTGAGGAGCTGGAAGCGGTGCTGAAGGACAGCGAGGGTCAACGGGCTGAGACCAAGGCCTTGATTGACTACCGCGAGGTAGAAATGGCCAAGCTTCAAGCCAAGTTTGCTGAACTGGAGGCATCGGTCAAGGAAATTCAAGCGAAAAATGCCGAACTCGAGGCAAAGAACGCCGAGTCTGTGGCCAAGCACAATCTCGAGTTGGAAGCCGTCAATGCTCGTCACGACAGCCTCCTTGCCGAGATCAAAGCCAAATATGCCGCTGATTCCGAGGCCCAGCTCAAGGgcttggagaaggagcaaCAGGCCAAGGCGGATGCTGAGGCGGCCGCTGAGGCTCTGAGGGCGGAGAACGTCAAGCTGCAGCAAGAGGTGGATGAGATGGGTGGCCAGCTTGCCATGGAAAAGATGGAAAAGTTCACTGCCCAGGCGGAATTGGACGCTGTCAAGAATGCCAAACAAGATACAAGTGAGATTAATGGCCTCCGCGAGCAGGTTAGCTTTTTCCAGGCACGCTACGACGCGGATGTGGCCAAGGCGCAGGAAGCTGCCAGCAAGGCCAGTGCTGAGGTTGCCGCTCTCGAGCAGGAGCTTGCTGCTGTTCAAAAGGATCTCGAGGAAGCAGAGAAGAAGGTCGAGGTTGGCAAGGCCGACTACAAGGATCTCCACGATATCTTTGTGGAACATGGCAACAGCAAGACGGCTCTGGAGAATGACAAGGCCGAGCTGGAGAAGCGTCTGTCCGAGGTGGAACAGCGGCTCTCTGAGGCGGAGCAGCGGGTATCCGAGGCCGACAAGGAGGTTGCAGAGCTCACGGCGCAGCTCAAGATCCGGGAGGCCGAGCTTGCAGAGGTCAAG ACCAAGGGCGAACCCGCCAAGGGCCTCGCGGCGAGCCGGTTTGCGCAACCGGCGGAGGAGAATGGGAGCAATGGAGTACCCGCAGCGGAAGGTGAGCCTGAGCTGGACAACTCTTCGGCGGCGCTAGCTTCG ATCGCTAAAGCCCAGGCGGGAATCAGCCAGCTTGCCGAGCTGGACGACGACATTGCCAAGTCGAACCAGCGAATCCTCCAGTCCATCACGGACGGCGTGCCACAGGCGTCATCAGCCTAG
- the RGT1 gene encoding Glucose-responsive transcription factor (EggNog:ENOG503P0T7; COG:K) — MDVTKPDPDAEGVVMQQSYPSPMVDSADAQYYQLANHREHDGQMAAHQGGQEVPDGLPNLTAHQEHHEHEEHHDLHELQELQEPPAPQQHDSRPQVSADELQLAAQLTQGLTQGMNQMMAPADMATVESEVQEQQPLPQQLGEEHQQHQQQQAEVQAPSVPNLQEQLEASLQNHERELQNQNHNLQNQNHEHELQDHNHELQGHEHELQAHNHELQNHGLQVENVMPHHEQTQTQHHFPQNPPPPPHLPTHLSMEHMPSVHPTYQMPDNTPPRKRSKVSRACDECRRKKIKCDAQSEASEQACSNCRRSSAQCLFSRVPQKRGPSKGRYIKELADRINSIEGKLNSNVAADGLEDTTRRSSSEAFASPVLGDDGRKRPFSSISADPYATAASPNRIPTTYGTEHRPILPYVHPDFRPPNPASANDLALKTMPPLPTFPSGNELGLQSQTADGLMDSISPNGTTGQSHQPDHQQQQQQQQQQQLPEIDDATFDKYLEAIHPTFPVLASTKARVQSLLWQASFPLQNAFHQAFFAMIRPFSPEVPGGDLMVASRLLSAELAQGGRSPPEDLLTLQGLVMLIIAYDCQGVLAGTAKWKNGVFGQAVGLGWAMGLHTRRVPEVEEEGFDPNSDDNVGLRAWWVLVTLDRWDAAGRGRPTFMPNDTVVVLPGLKAVVGEGVWELIRLSHVLGFLIPTISTMRNSFDPFTASASLVMAENYALMAAEMVRLAFPTGAVSTGPVVQMAYWHIQLLRQLVGASRVPLRILEACKSQVSLLANSHEVVCPLTHHFLGLVGVALVELGRVKETEGEAGELVGYLLEYRIAASSWNEEVRRGLEGVRRGKGLRRLAELATGDGQGRGEMGRVLGEGYLSFWERSDEEGRVEEAKGHGQQEEQQHHGEVQQPEAPLQEAQQGQQEDVVMHDEPDPGQAQRAQEDEERAAHAAAVAAVAAINSAGLSAAGEAETIPAPVGEGGVSKTEEQQLQSHPQVEGGHQGGDIGLGLQMALGVAPPPAAV; from the exons ATGGACGTCACAAAACCAGACCCGGATGCCGAGGGTGTCGTCATGCAACAGAGTTATCCCTCGCCTATGGTCGACAGCGCCGATGCCCAGTACTACCAGCTTGCCAACCACCGCGAACACGATGGGCAGATGGCTGCTCATCAAGGGGGGCAAGAGGTGCCGGATGGATTGCCGAACTTGACGGCGCATCAGGAGCATCATGAGCACGAGGAACATCACGATTTGCATGAGCTTCAAGAGCTGCAGGAGCCACCTGCACCGCAGCAGCATGATTCGAGGCCACAGGTCAGCGCGGATGAGCTTCAGCTTGCGGCTCAGTTGACGCAGGGCTTGACGCAGGGGATGAACCAGATGATGGCGCCGGCTGATATGGCGACTGTGGAGAGCGAGGTGCAGGAACAGCAACCGTTGCCGCAGCAGCTGGGGGAGGaacatcagcagcatcagcagcagcaagcggaGGTGCAAGCTCCATCGGTGCCGAACCTTCAGGAGCAGCTCGAGGCTTCGCTTCAGAATCATGAGCGGGAACTGCAAAATCAGAATCATAATCTTCAGAACCAGAACCATGAGCATGAGCTCCAGGATCACAACCATGAGCTTCAGGGTCATGAACATGAACTCCAGGCTCATAACCATGAGCTGCAAAACCATGGCCTTCAGGTTGAGAATGTGATGCCGCATCATGAGCAGACTCAGACACAGCACCATTTTCCTCAGaatccgccgccgccgccacatCTCCCGACGCATTTGTCTATGGAGCACATGCCCAGTGTGCACCCGACATATCAGATGCCGGATAATACTCCGCCAAGGAAGCGATCCAAGGTATCTCGGGCCTGTGATGAGTGTaggaggaagaagatcaAGTGTGATGCGCAGTCGGAAGCGAGTGAACAGGCGTGTTCGAATTGTCGAAGGTCTAGTGCTCAGTGTCTGTTCAGTCGGGTGCCTCAGAAGCGTGGTCCGAGTAAAGG TAGGTACATCAAAGAACTGGCCGACAGGATCAACTCCATCGAAGGGAAGCTCAACAGCAACGTGGCTGCTGACGGGTTGGAAGATACCACCCGCAGGTCATCCTCTGAGGCCTTTGCCTCCCCAGTCCTGGGTGACGACGGTCGGAAGCGTCCGTTTTCGAGCATCTCAGCCGATCCCTACGCTACGGCTGCTTCTCCAAATCGTATCCCAACCACATATGGTACCGAACACAGGCCAATATTACCCTATGTTCACCCAGACTTTAGGCCGCCGAATCCAGCCAGCGCGAATGATTTGGCGCTGAAGACTATGCCCCCTTTGCCTACCTTTCCTTCGGGCAACGAGCTAGGTCTACAGTCTCAGACAGCAGATGGGTTGATGGATTCAATATCACCCAATGGAACCACTGGTCAAAGTCATCAACCtgaccaccagcagcagcagcagcagcagcagcagcagcaacttcCCGAAATCGATGACGCGACCTTTGATAAATATCTCGAGGCTATTCACCCTACATTTCCTGTTTTGGCTTCTACAAAGGCTCGTGTACAGTCATTACTCTGGCAAGCGAGTTTTCCATTACAAAATGCCTTCCACCAGGCTTTCTTTGCAATGATACGGCCTTTCTCACCAGAAGTTCCAGGAGGGGATTTGATGGTAGCCAGTCGGCTTCTTTCCGCCGAACTCGCTCAAGGGGGGAGGTCACCGCCAGAGGATTTACTCACGTTGCAGGGGTTAGTAATGTTGATTATTGCTTATGACTGCCAGGGTGTGTTAGCTGGAACTGCAAAATGGAAGAATGGGGTCTTCGGACAAGCGGTTGGTCTGGGGTGGGCGATGGGGTTGCATACGAGGCGGGTgccggaggtggaggaggaggggtttgatCCGAACAGTGATGATAATGTTGGGTTGAGGGCGTGGTGGGTGCTGGTTACGTTGGACAGGTGGGAtgcggcggggagggggaggccgACGTTTATGCCGAATGACACGGTTGTTGTGTTGCCTGGGTTGAAggcggtggttggggagggggtgtgggagCTTATAA GACTTTCACACGTGCTGGGCTTCTTAATCCCTACGATCTCCACAATGAGAAACTCTTTCGATCCCTTTACGGCTTCGGCATCACTCGTCATGGCGGAGAACTATGCCCTTATGGCAGCGGAGATGGTGAGGCTGGCGTTTCCAACGGGGGCGGTTAGCACTGGCCCTGTGGTGCAAATGGCCTATTGGCATATTCAACTCTTACGGCAGCTGGTGGGTGCCTCTCGCGTACCGTTGCGGATTTTGGAGGCGTGTAAGAGCCAGGTATCGCTGCTGGCGAATAGTCACGAGGTTGTTTGTCCTTTGACGCATCACTTTTTGGGACTGGTAGGAGTGGCGCTTGTGGAGCTGGGAAGGGTAAAGGAAACGGAAGGGGAGGCAGGGGAGTTGGTGGGGTATCTGTTGGAGTATAGGATTGCGGCTTCGAGTTGGAATGAAGAGGTTAGGAGAGGGTTGgaaggggtgaggagggggaaggggttgaggcgGTTGGCGGAGTTGGCTACGGGGGATGGgcaggggagaggggagatggggagggttttgggggaagggtatttatctttttgggagaggagtgatgaggagggtcGTGTAGAAGAGGCAAAGGGGCATGGtcagcaggaggagcagcagcatcatggGGAGGTACAGCAGCCCGAGGCCCCACTACAGGAGGCCCAGCAAGGACAACAGGAGGATGTGGTCATGCATGATGAGCCGGATCCTGGGCAGGCACAACGAGCgcaggaggatgaggagagagCTGctcatgctgctgctgttgcggctgttgctgctaTCAACAGTGCTGGCTTGTCTGCTGCTGGCGAGGCGGAGACGATT